TGTTTAGAATCAGGATTTATAAGTTCACTAATGTGAGTTCCTTCTGAAGCTGTAGAAGGATCAGCAAGTGTAAACAGATGTTCATAAAGCCTAACTTCAACTGGTATAGAATGAGAAGCAGAAACCCAATGAATCTTTCCTTTTACTTTTTTCTTATCAGTTTTTTCAACTTCTTTTGAGTTTGGATCATATGTACAACGAAGTTCAATTACTTTACCTTCACTATCTTTGATAACTTCTGTACATGTAATATAATAAGTATATCTTAAACGTACTTCTCCTCCAGGATAAAGTCTATAAAACTTACTAGGAGGATCCTCACGAAAGTCATCTTGTTCAATATACAATTCTCGTGTAAAGGGTACTTTCCTACTACCAGGAATTGTATTATCTGAACTATATGGCATATCTATCCACTCTATTTTGTCATCAGGATAATTTTCAATAACAACCTTCAATGGATTTAACACACCCATTACACGGGGAGATGTTGCATTTAAATGCTCTCGAACACAAAATTCTAATAAGCTATACTCAACAAGATTTTCAGACCTGGCAACACCAATACGGCTACAAAAATTTTGTATAGATTCTGGAGTATAACCCCTTCGACGTAAACCAGAAATTGTAGGCATTCTTGGATCATCCCACCCATCAACATGTCCTTCATGGACAAGCTGAATAAGTTTACGTTTAGATAGCACATTATATGTTAATCCTAACCTAGCAAACTCTATTTGTTGAGGATGATACATATTTAGTGTGGTAAGGATCCAATCATACAACTCTCTGTTATTCTCAAACTCTAATGTACAGATAGAATGTGTAATGTTTTCAAGTGAATCTGAAATACAATGTGTAAAATCATACATAGGATATATACACCAATCATTACCTGTACGATGGTGTTCAGCATGCCTAATACGGTATAATGTAGGATCTCTCATAACAATATTAGGTGAAGACATATCAATTTTTGCTCTCAAAACATGTAAACCATCAGGAAACTCTCCGGCACGCATTCGACGGAATAAATCAAGATTTTCCTCAACACTCCGATTACGATAAGGACTTTCAATACCTGGAGTCGTAAGTGTTCCACGAGTTTCTCGAATTTCATCAGCGGACTGACTATCTACATATGCTTTACCTAAAGAAATGAGCTGCTCTGCTAAGCTATATAATGTTTCAAAATAATCAGAAGCATAAAACTCTCTATTTTGCCAATCACCACCAAGCCATTTTACGTCCTCACGAATAGAATCTACATACTCTACCTCTTCTTTTATAGGATTTGTATCATCAAAACGTAAATTACATTGCCCAGAAAACTCCTTAGCAATACCAAAATTAAGACAGATAGATTTAGCATGACCAATGTGAAGATAACCATTAGGTTCAGGAGGAAATCGTGTGTGGACACGCTTATCAAAACGTCCTGATTCTATATCTTGAATAATACGAGCACGTAAAAAATCTTTCCCTATTATAACGTTATGGGAAATATCTTCTTTCTTCATGTATTCTCCCAAAAATTATTCTATCTATATTAAGTATTCTATTTAGTTACTGGTGGTTGAACTAAAGGCTTCATATGAGACTTTGTACTTGTAGTCTTAGGTTGTTCAGAATCTGTTAACTCCTCAGGAGATCTTTGATGCATCTTCACATTATCCATTTCCTTTTTTCCTTCTTCACTTTGCACATTTTGTTCATGTGATTTTTGGAAACGTTCCCATTCTTCACGAGAAATTTTACCATCTTTATTTGTGTCAATTGCATCAAAAGCAACTTTTTTAAGATTTGGAAATACTGTTTGAAATTCTTCCCAAGAAATGTAGCCATCTTTATTTAGATCAATGTCATCAAAACGGCTTCCTGCCATTACAGGAGACACAAACCATACCAAAAAACATATTACCATCCATTTCTTCATACTACTCACCTTATCCTCTATGTAATGCTATAGAATATAGCTAATTCTATTAATATAGGTAACTAGCTATGTAGCTATATAACAATATATAATTAAAATAATAGATAACTCATATAAGATAGCTTATTAATAGTAAGTCCCAAAAATAAAAATCATGATATATTGAGATGAAAAATCTACAACGTACTTTATTTTTCTTTACAGTCACTTTATATGTCATTTGTAGTCTTCTTATTGTTTTCTTGCAACTATAGTAAGTTGTTACTATAAGACTAATTATAATGAAAATACAATATTCTTCTATATCAAAATCATCCCTTAGAAGAGTACTTCATGTTACTCCATCACTATCTTTAGGTGGTACAGAAAAAACAGCACAACTTTTTGCCACTTATTTAAATAAAAAATATTTCAATGTTGCTGTTTGGAGTCCTTCAAGCGGCCCACGTGCTGACATTCTTAAAAATGCAGGTATACCTGTTTGGATTAATATACCTCTTGAAGCTGTCTTATATCGATTTAAACCTCATATTGTTCATCTCCATCGTGCAGGATGGCCAGAACCAAAACTCATGAGAGCTTTCCGTGGAACTCACTGGTTCCATCATGGAGTAAAACTACCAAAGATTATTGAAACTAATGTATTTGGTAGACATGATCCTAGTCATTCAGGACGTATAATTGATAAAACACTATTTGTATCACATTTTTGTGCAGAACGTTTCAGTAATGCTTATAAAGAAAAAGTTCCTAGCAATCGGTACAATGTGTTATATAATCCTGTGGATGTAATGTTTATAGCAAAACATACAACTCCGCCAGAAAAAAAAAACTTTAGGAATGCTGTCATTGGTCGCTTATCAAGAGCAGATAAAGGTAAATGGTCAATATCTTTTGGCTTGCATATAATTCCAACAATTATCTCTCAAATACCAGACTTACAGTATTATATTGTTGGAGGTATACAAGAAGCATATGACTTTGTTACTACACAAAATCTTTCTAATAATATTAGTTTTTTACCTGAAATTACTACAGAACTAGAGTTAGCTAATTATCTAGATAAACTTTCTATCTTTGTCCATGCTAATGATACAGGGGAAAGCTTTGGACTTTCCATTGCTGAAGCCATGTCTGCAGGATTACCTATTGTCACACACCCATGCCTTAATTTCAAAGATAATGCACAAACAGAGCTTGTAGAACATGGAGTTACGGGTCTTATTGCAACTACTCCAAAAGAATATGCTGACTTTATAATCATGTTGTTAAAAAATCCAGATATTGCCCAACGTATGGGTATAGCCGGACAAAAAAAAGCATTCCAACTTTTTGATGTTTCCCTCCTTACTCATAAACTTGAACATATCTATCATAACCTTTGTCCACCTAACCTTGCTTGTGCTATACCTAGTTAATATATTACACAACGTTGGTATACTTTTCTAATATATTCAACATAGTAAAAATTAATATTTAAAAACACCCTAGTTACACAGAAAAAATCTATTTTTAACTTGCATTACTAAAAATATTTTACTATGGTCAATAATTCACAGGTTACATAGATATATTACTTATTTATACTAAGATAACTCTCTCTAGAAATGATATATTATATACTATCTTAATAAATTACCTGTCATAACTACTATCTTTAAATAATTATACAAAACCATATGTATAGTAGCTAATTAGACACCTTATAACTTTATGAAAAAGGCAGTAAACATGAAATTTGCTGTAATGTTTGGCACTATTCTTACTATTATATTGTTATATGGAGCAATCATACCTAGCCATGCATCTGAGCCAATTAAAATAGGTGTATACCTCCCACTTACTGGTCAAAATGCATATGGTGGTCAACTTGAACTAGATGGAATTAAACTTGCCCATGATCTAAACCCTGTTGTTCTTAATAGGCCTGTACAACTTTTTATTGTAGATAATAAATCAGACAAGGTTGAAGCTGCAAATGCAGTTAAACGTCTAATAGATCAAGATAAAGTGTGTGTTATTATTGGAAGTTATGGTTCTTCACTTTCTCTTGCAGGTGGAGAAGTTGCTGAACAAGCAAAAATTCCTGTTATTGGGACTTCTTGTACAAACCCTTTAGTCACACAAGGGAAAAAATACTATTTCCGTGCATGCTTTATTGATCCTTATCAAGGCGCAGCAGTTGCAACCTATGCAACCAAAAATCTTGGAGTTAAAAAAGCAGCTACACTAACTGATGTTTCAAGTGACTACTCTGTTGGACTGACAGCTTTTTTTAAAAAAGCTTTTGTCCATCAAGGAGGAGAAATTGTTGCTAACTTAAAATATAATGCTGGAGATCAAGACTTTACAGCACAACTTATGGATCTTATAGCCAAAAAACCTGACCTATTATTTGTACCATCTTACTTTTCTGAAGGAGCTATTATTATTAAACAAGCTAAAGAACTTGGAGCAACATTTATTTTAATGGGAGCTGATGCTATGGATAACCCTGATACATTAGAAATTGGTGGACAATCTATAAATGGTTTTCTACACACGACATTTCCATACGATATCCATATGCCACATATGAGCCAAGAAGCAACTAAGTTCACACAAGCTTGGCGAAAAACATTTCCTTATAAGGATCCTAATGTAAATTCTGCCCTTGGATATAACTGTTATAATATTGTTATAGATGCTATTCAAAGAGCAAATTCATCAAATCCAGAAGCTATTACTCATGCCCTTGAAAATACAAAAAATTTACCCACAGCTCTTGGTATACTTACTATAAATAAACATCATGATGCAGAAATGCCTGTTGGTATTATTCAATATCAAAATGGCAAAAGGGTATATCTTGGAGAAGTTACTGGAGAATAGTAATAACAACCTAGCTAAAATAATATGCTAACCTACTACAATTATATTTTTAAATTACCATCTGTTAAGTAAGGCATAAAATGATTCTGAATATATTTTTTCAACACTTTTTCAATGCACTAACTCTTGGATCGCTTTATGGCCTTATAGCCATTGGATACACAATGGTCTATGGTATATTACGTTTTATTAACTTTGCACATGGTGATCTTTTAATGCTAGGTGCTTATTGCCTTTTCTATGGAACAACACTCTTCCTCCTCCCATGGAAAATTTCTATCATTATTGCTATTTTTGGAGTAAGCCTTATTGGTATGCTTATTGATCAAGTTGCTTATAGACCTTTAAGAGATGCACCAAGAACATCTATTCTTATAAGTGCAATTGCTGTATCTTTTTTTATTGAAAGCTCTGCTGTTGTACTTTTTTCTGGGCTACCACGACCTGTGTTTCAGCCTGAATGGCTTATATCTCCTTTTTCTATTAGCAAGATAAGGATTCTTCCATTAACACTGATTGTCCCTATTGTTAGTTTCTTTCTTGTATTAGCCTTACTTTGGATCATTTATAAAACTAAATTTGGTCTTGCTATGAGAGCAATCTCTAAAGATATTGAAACTACAAGGTTACTTGGTGTTCCTATTAACCGTATTATAGCGCTAACATTTGCTTTAGGCTCTGCTCTTGCTGCTGCCTCAGGTATTATGTGGTCTTTACGTTATCCACAAATCAATCCATATATGGGAGTATTCCCAGGATTTAAAGCTTTTATTGCAGCAGTACTTGGTGGAATTGGGTCTATCCAAGGCGCACTGATAGGAGGACTCTTACTTGGTTTTATTGAAATTATGACAGTTGCATTTTTACCTACACTATCAGGCTATAGAGACGCATTTGCTTTTATTATTCTTATATTAGTGTTACTAATTAAACCAACGGGCATCTTTGGAGAATACGTAGAGGAAAAAATATGAACTCTTCTACTCGTAACTATATTTTCAACGTTCTTACTATTGGAGTTATAGTACTTTTTCTCCTTTGGGCAGAATCTACTTTTAATGGGTACCAAATTCAACTTCTAAACCTCATTGCAATAAATACTATTTTAGCCCTCTCTTTAAACCTTGTTTATGGTTTTACAGGAATGTTTTCTCTTGGTCATGCTGGATTTATGGCAATTGGAGCATATATATCTGCACTTCTTATTCTACCTGCTGAACAAAAAGAAATTATGTGGATACTTGAACCAATCATATGGCCATTTTCAGTTCTTGAAACACCTTTTTGGTTTTCTATTCTTGCTGGAGGACTAGTTTCTGCATTTTTTGGACTCCTTATTGCTTTATCAGTATTAAGACTAGGTGGTGACTATTTAGCTATTGCTACCTTAGGATTTTCTGAAATTATTCGAGTTATCCTTATAAACGTTGCTTCAATTACCAATGGTTCCCTTGGGATAAAAGGTATTCCATCTCATACGGATCTCTTTGTAACATATGGATGGTTATTTCTTACTCTGTTTTTCCTTATAAAATTGTTACAAAGTAATTTTGGTAACATATTTAAATCCATAAGAGATAATGAAATTGCAGCAAAAGTTATGGGTATTAATACTCTTCACTATAAAACATTATCTTTTACCATTGGAGCCTTTTTTGCTGGCATTGGTGGAGCACTCCTCGGAAATTTACTTACAACAATTGATCCTAAAATGTTTACTTTTTTACTAACATTTAACATTCTTATGATCGTAGTAGCAGGTGGTCTTGGGTCTATAACAGGGAGTATATTAGGAAGCATTATTATTACTATCCTTCTTGAATGGCTTCGTGCTGTAGAAAGTCCTTTCAATTTTGGAAGTTATCAAATTCCTGGTATCCCTGGAATGCGCATGGTTATTTTTTCTTTAATACTTTTGGGAATTATTCTCTATCGACGAGAAGGAATAATGGGAATGAAAGAAATCAGTTGGACAAACATAACTAAATTTTTCTCTAGGAAAAGAGATATATGAAAGAATATGTTCAACAAAAAAATCAAAATTCTATCCTTGAACTACAAAATATTGTTATACAATTTGGTGGGATCACTGCAGTTAACAACTTAACTATGAATGTTGAAAAAGGTTCTATTGCTGCTATCATTGGACCTAATGGTGCAGGAAAAACTACAGCCTTTAATATGATAAGTGGATTTTATACACCACATAAAGGAAATATTTTTTTTAAAGGAAAAAGTATAACTGGACTTCCTCCATACAAAATTTGTCAACTAGGGATGGCTAGAACATTCCAAAATATTCGTCTCTTTTCAAATGAAACAACCCTAGAAAACATTATGTTAGGATGCCATGTACGACGTAGTTCATATTGGTGGATGCCAGTTATAGGTGTTCCTTCTGCGATTCGAGAAGAAAAAAAAATAAAAGGACAAGCAATGGAACTTATCCAACGCTTTAACCTTGAATTATATGTAAATGAAAAAGCATCTTCACTTCCTTATGGAGCTCAACGTAGACTTGAAATAGCACGTGCACTTGCTACCTATCCAGAACTTTTATTACTTGATGAACCTGCTGCTGGAATGAATCCACAAGAAAGTATTGAACTTATGCATCTTATTAAAAATATCAGAGATGAATTTAAATTAACTATCCTCCTCATTGAGCATGATATGAAGCTAGTTATGGGAGTATGCCAATATATTTGGGTGCTTGAATATGGACAAATTATTGCTGAAGGTATTCCTCAAAAAATTCGAAATGATCCCAAAGTAATTGAAGCTTATCTTGGAGGTGAAGAAACTCATTATGCTTAACATTTCTCATCTTCATATTTATTATGGTGGTATCCATGCTGTACAAGGGGTTACATTATCGGTTCCAAAAGGAAAAATTATAACACTTATTGGTGCTAATGGTGCTGGTAAAAGCAGCATAATACGTTCAATATCTGGCTTAATAAAACAAGTTACAGGTAGTATAGTATATACTAATGACAATATTTCTATGCCACAGCAGCTCTTAGAACATAGTCCTGAAGATATTGTTCGTCTAGGAATATCAATGAGCCCTGAAGGAAGACGTATCCTCCCTCATCTAACGGTTTTGGAAAACTTACAACTTGGTGCCTATATACAAAAAGATGCAAATGAAATACAAAAAGATATTAAATGGGTATATTCTCTTTTCCCCAGATTACAAGAACGTTCTTGGCAAAAAGGAGGTACACTTTCTGGTGGCGAACAACAAATGCTTGCTCTAGGGAGAGCTCTTATGAGTAGACCTTCCTTACTTATGCTTGATGAGCCATCTCTTGGCCTTGCACCCCGACTTGTAAAAGAACTTTTTGATATCATTCTTCAAATCAATGCAGAAGGAAAGACGATTCTTTTAGTAGAACAAAATGCATTTGCTGCACTTTCAATAGCAGATTATGCCTATGTACTTGAAGTTGGAAATATTGTTATGGAAGGTAACGGTCAAGAGTTATTAAATAACCCTAAAGTAAAAGAAGCATATTTAGGAGGATGAAGTATAACTAACCTATTATAAATAAATTTTTATTTTTCTCTAAAAAATCTTTATGTATCTTCTACTTGCAACGTATATATTTTTTTATTAATTTTTATTTCTTCTTAAAGATTACAAATAGTATCTAATAGTATCTTTTGAAGATATTTTCATATGTATATATAATGTAACTATAGTTTTCTATCTTAATATTTCCTGTATAGAAAACTATAATTATAGAATAAGTTAACAACTTTTACCTTTACCTTATGATAAGTGAGGCTTATAAATGTTCTTATCATTTTCTATAGTAATAGCATGTGGTCTTTATGCTCTATATTATGCCTACACCACCTCTAAACAGGTCTTTTCTGCTGATATAGGTACTGAAGAAATGCAACAAATTGCTGGAGCTATACAAGAAGGAGCTCAAGCATATTTAAACCGCCAATATAGAACTATTGCTATTGTTGGTATCATAATAACTATTCTTCTAGCTATCTTTTTTTCTTTCCTAGTAGCATTAGGTTTTGTTATTGGAGCATTTCTTTCAGGTCTTACTGGATTTATTGGAATGAATGTATCTGTTCGTGCAAATGTCCGTACAACAGAAGCAGCACGTTCTGGCCTTGCACCTGCATTAAATATTGCCTTTAAAGCAGGGGCTATTACTGGAATGCTTGTCGTTGGACTTGGTTTACTTGGTGTAGCTCTCTATTATGGCCTCCTTTCAATGTTTGGAGTAGATCAAAAATCTATACTTGAAGCATTAGTAGCATTAAGCTTTGGAGCATCACTTATTTCCATTTTTGCACGCCTTGGGGGAGGAATCTTTACTAAAGGTGCTGATGTAGGTGCTGACCTTGTAGGTAAGGTTGAAGCAGGTATTCCTGAAGACGATCCTAGGAATCCTGCTGTTATTGCAGACAATGTTGGCGATAACGTTGGTGATTGTGCTGGAATGGCTGCTGATCTCTTTGAAACATATGCTGTTACAGTTGTAGCAAGTATGCTTCTAGCAGCAATTTATTTTACAGGCAAACTCCAATCAATTATGATGATGTATCCTTTACTTATTGGTGGTGTCTGTATTATTGGTTCTATTATAGGAACAAAATATGTTCGCTTAACAAAAGACAATAAGATTATGAAAGCACTCTATCGAGGGCTTATTGCAACAGGAATTACATCTGCTATTTTAATTACATTGGTCACTACACTCCTTTTCTGGGATGTACCAACAATGTCTGCACAAGGAAAATCTTTTGGTATTATAAACTTATTATCATGTTCATTTGCGGGATTAATCATTACAGCATTATTAGTATGGGTCACTGAATATTATACATCTACAGTGTTTCGTCCTGTTCGTAGTATTGCTTATGCATCAACTACAGGACATGGAACAAATATTATCCAAGGATTAGCTATAGCCATGGAGTCAACAGCATTACCAGTACTAATTATCTGTGCTGGTATCGTCTTCACTTATGCTAATGCTGGTCTTTTTGGCATCTCTATCGCAGCTACAACAATGCTTGCTCTTGCAGGAATGATTGTAGCACTAGATGCTTATGGACCTGTAACAGATAATGCTGGTGGTATTGCAGAAATGTCAAATCTTCCTAGTGAAGTACGTACTGTCACTGACGCCCTTGATGCTGTAGGAAATACAACAAAAGCTGTAACAAAAGGATATGCTATTGGCTCTGCAGGACTTGCAGCCCTTGTGCTTTTTGCATGCTATACTGAAGAACTAGGTCGATTTTTCCCTTCTCTTAATATACACTTCAGCTTACAAGATCCATATGTCCTCATTGGTTTACTTATAGGAGGACTACTACCATATCTTTTTGGTTCTCTAGGAATGATGGCTGTTGGAAGAGCAGGTGCTGAAGTTGTTGTTGAGGTACGTCGTCAATTTAGTTCAATTCCAGGAATTATGGAAGGTACAGGAAAGCCAGACTATAGTTCTGCTGTTGATATGCTTACAAAAGCAGCTATTAAAGAAATGATTTTGCCCTCTATTCTACCTGTATTTGCACCTATCATTATTTATTGCATTATTTATTGGATTGGAGGACAAAATGCTGCGCTCTCTACACTAGGAGCAATGTTAATGGGAACTATTGTTACTGGGTTATTTGTAGCAATATCTATGACATCAGGTGGAGGTGCATGGGATAATGCAAAAAAATATATTGAGGATGGACACCATGGTGGTAAAGGTTCTGAGGCACATAAAGCTGCTGTAACAGGTGATACTGTTGGTGATCCTTATAAAGATACTGCCGGACCAGCAATTAACCCAATGATAAAAATTATTAATATAGTAGCACTGCTTCTTCTTCAAGCTCTTGCTTAAGTAGATAGTATTAAAAAAATCCTACCTAAAAAAATCTCTCCTAATATGGAGAGATTTTTTTACACCTATAGCTCATCATTATACATTAACTAACAACATGAATATGCTACTAAATCTACTCTTATAATCTAGTGAAATATATAAACAAATTACTGCTTGTACTCTAAACACAACTGTAATGACAAAGGTAGTAATAATAACTTATTATAAGATGAAAAATATTTTAATCATAGTACAATACAGTTATATAGATAAAAAAGAGGAACTAGCAATCCTAAAAAGTAAAAATAATTAAGATGGTGGTACTGTTTCTTTTAGAGGCAAAAGATCTTCTTGAACTTTAGAAGGAGCTACACCTCCATGAATTAATGAACCAGTATCTCCTTTTCTTAAAGGAAGTTGGTATATTTTAACCATTCTATTATGACTGTCCAAATTTGTACTAAAAACATGTGATCCATCACCACGAGCAACAAAATAATAGTAGTTGTGCTCTTCAGGATTTAATGCTGCTCGAATACTATCAAGACCTGGAGATGCAATAGGCCCTGGAGGTAATCCTTTATTCACATATGTATTATATGGATTATTCTTATCTTGTAATTGACTACGACGTAATTTCCCATCAAAGTTTTCCCCTAAGCCATAAATAACTGTAGGGTCAGCATATAATGGCATTCCCACAGCAAGCCTATTTGTATAAACACCAGATACTTTACGACGTTCACCTGGGAAATGTGTTTCTTTTTCAATAATTGAAGCAAGAATTAATGGCTGCTTAATAACAGAAGCATTTCTAAAGCTTGGACGCATCCCATTTGGCCATAGTGGAGCTGTTTTCCTCCAAAATGTGTCAATTAACCTTCCAACAATAATTTTCGCAGATTCAACGTTTTGTTTAAATGGACGTGCTAAGAGATATGTATCTGGAAATAAAAAACCTTCTGCATTATGAAATGGTATCCCCCAATATCTCAGAAACTCAGGGTCATGAATGACTGTTTTAAAATCTTCAAAACGAACAAATCCTGCTTTTTCTAGACGTTTTCCAACTTCCCACCAAGGAAGTCCTTCTGGAATAGTTATTCTATTAAGAAGTGGAGAACCAGTTACAAGGTAATCAAGAAGAGCTTGTGGCGTCCATCCTGTATTAATAAGGAATCGACCACTCTTTACTTTATCACTCATTCCCTTCCATTTAGCAAGTATTTCAAACTTATTTACGTCTGTAATTGCACCTATATCTTGAAGATATAAAGACAGTACATGAAACTTTGTTCCTGGAG
The sequence above is drawn from the Lawsonia intracellularis PHE/MN1-00 genome and encodes:
- the mltG gene encoding endolytic transglycosylase MltG, producing MSFNTGEFEYSGPPPGNSSSLWLKLLLIIFVIFICVIGFIGYQIFSFLDTPGSTPGKEIEIAIPPGTKFHVLSLYLQDIGAITDVNKFEILAKWKGMSDKVKSGRFLINTGWTPQALLDYLVTGSPLLNRITIPEGLPWWEVGKRLEKAGFVRFEDFKTVIHDPEFLRYWGIPFHNAEGFLFPDTYLLARPFKQNVESAKIIVGRLIDTFWRKTAPLWPNGMRPSFRNASVIKQPLILASIIEKETHFPGERRKVSGVYTNRLAVGMPLYADPTVIYGLGENFDGKLRRSQLQDKNNPYNTYVNKGLPPGPIASPGLDSIRAALNPEEHNYYYFVARGDGSHVFSTNLDSHNRMVKIYQLPLRKGDTGSLIHGGVAPSKVQEDLLPLKETVPPS